The following DNA comes from Candidatus Dormiibacterota bacterium.
TCTATCTGAAACGGCGGCTGCCGACCCGCATCTTCCCGCCGGGCAAGGTGATCGCGTATTCGAACTACGGCGCGACGCTCGCGGGCTACATCGTGCAACGCGTCTCGGGCGAGAAGTTCGAAGACTACATCGCAACGCACATCTTCCAGCCGCTGAAGATGGTGCATTCCTCGTTCCTGCAGCCGCTGCCGCCGAACCTCGCGCCGCTGATGGCGACCGGCTACCTCAACGCCTCCGAAGGCAAAACCAAGCCGTTCGAATACGTCGATACGGCGCCGGCGGGCGCATCGAGCTCCACCGGTATGGACATGGCGCACTTCATCCTCGCGTATTTGAACCACGGAAACTACGAGGGCTACCAGCTGCTCAAGCCCGCGACGATCGACGAAATGTGGACGCAGCAGGTGGTGCCGGAGCCGGGGTTGCCCGGCTTCGATCTCGGCTTCTACCAAGACGATTTCAACGGTCTTCCCATCATCGGGCATGGCGGCGACACCGTTGTGTTCCACAGCGATCTGCACCTTATTCCGTCCAAGGGCATCGGCTGGTTCGTCGCGTTCAACTCGCCGGGTAAAGCCGGAGCGGTCGAAGACGTCCGCAACAATCTCTTCAAACGCTTTCTCGATCGCTACTATCCCTATACGCCGCCGGTCGAGCCGACGGTCGCAAACCCGCAGAAGGACGCCGCGCGCGTCGCAGGCTGGTACGTAAGCAGCCGGCGGGTTACGCGTGCGCTCGCCTTCGTCTACACCCTCGGGCAGAGCCAAGTAACGGCGAATCCCGACGGCACGATCGAGGCGAGCTCGATGAAGAACGCTGCGGGCTACCCCGTCAAGTGGCGTGAGGTCGCGCCGCTGCGCTACCGTCAGGTCGGCGGCGATGCCTACCTCGTCTTCGGCACCGATGCGAACGGCAACGTCGTTTCGTGGGCCTCGGATGCGGTCAACATGGTCTCCGTCCAGCAGCGCGTCACGGGATTGCGCACGCTGGGATCGATCAAATCGCTGCTCACGATCTTCGCAGGCATCATCGTGCTCTCGCTCCTCATCCGGCTCGGGGCGTGGATTGCGCGGCGTAAGCTCAAGCTTTCGCTGCACCTCTCGCGCAACGAGCAGATGCTCCATGCCGCCGCACGCATCGGCGCGATCGCCTTTTTGGTCACGCTGATCGGATGGCCCATGCTCCTCTCTTCGGAAGCCGCGATTCTCTCGCCGTCCTTGCCCGGCAAAATGATCGTGCTCTCCGTCATCGGCGTGATCGCCATTATCGGCGCGCTCGCAATGATCGTGGAGGCGGTGGTTCGAGTGCTGCGCGGGCCGGGGGGCTGGCTCGTGCGAACCGGCGAGATCCTCGTCGCTCTCGCGGCCGTTTACGCGATCTGGTTCCTCTTCGCGATGCAGTTCGTGAACTTCGTCACGAACTTCTAGGGTACGTTGAATGCGTAACCCGATGCGCCGCGCGATCGTGTTCT
Coding sequences within:
- a CDS encoding serine hydrolase encodes the protein YLKRRLPTRIFPPGKVIAYSNYGATLAGYIVQRVSGEKFEDYIATHIFQPLKMVHSSFLQPLPPNLAPLMATGYLNASEGKTKPFEYVDTAPAGASSSTGMDMAHFILAYLNHGNYEGYQLLKPATIDEMWTQQVVPEPGLPGFDLGFYQDDFNGLPIIGHGGDTVVFHSDLHLIPSKGIGWFVAFNSPGKAGAVEDVRNNLFKRFLDRYYPYTPPVEPTVANPQKDAARVAGWYVSSRRVTRALAFVYTLGQSQVTANPDGTIEASSMKNAAGYPVKWREVAPLRYRQVGGDAYLVFGTDANGNVVSWASDAVNMVSVQQRVTGLRTLGSIKSLLTIFAGIIVLSLLIRLGAWIARRKLKLSLHLSRNEQMLHAAARIGAIAFLVTLIGWPMLLSSEAAILSPSLPGKMIVLSVIGVIAIIGALAMIVEAVVRVLRGPGGWLVRTGEILVALAAVYAIWFLFAMQFVNFVTNF